ggatgGAATTTCCGAAAGCGTTTTGTACTAGAAACGGGAAGACCATCAGGGAGAAGATGGCGTtggatatatttcaagagcttcctATGTGCCATGAATGGGAAACCAAGACAATGATGAGAACCTGGGAACATATGAGTAGATATTGGATGTgttctttgtatttgaacttgaacTTGATGCTTTTGTGTACTGTTGTATGGTAGATTAGGCTACGTTAACAGGGTCAAGATAGGATGATGTTTTTTGTAACCTATCCTCATGCCAAACTGTAACCTATCCTCATACCAAACTAGAATTCCGTAGGAAATTAGTTTGGTAGTGCAGTAACCTTTCGGATAATGTAATGTTTGACTTGTCTTTTTAAATTGCATTGTCGTTGGACGACTAACCagaaggtcttctggacgatTTACCACCACTTTCAACAAAAAgacttctcagacgacttaactttaagtcgtctgagtggtctttttgttggaagacttctcagacgacttaaagttaagtcgtaTGAGTGGTATTTTGTTGGAAgacttctcagacgacttaaagttaagtcgtctggaaagtcttccaacaaaAAGACTTCTCAGATGACTTAACTTTAAGGTCGTCTACAGAGAAGTTCATAAAACATAGAGTCTACAGAGAAGTTCATAAAACATAGAGTCTACAGAGAAGTTCATAAACATAGAGTCTACAGAGAAGTTCATAAACATAGAGTCTacagatagatagatagattcgAAGACATGAGAGAATTCTAGTTAAGTCGGTGGACGACTAACCagaaggtcttctggacgacttacttgaaggtcttccACGTCAATTCTTACATTGTGGACGCTTATGGCCAGTTTCTTTGCAGACTGAGcacctataaaccatgtgttGCTTCCGGAGTgtgcgtcctctcatcctggatagctccaaccaagattgccatcttgatttcttctgtctccccggaccacgctttacttccggaggaaagcatgtgtgtgcctcaacttgttgtccaacacaaggatatatattctctgagtatcttGCAAGCAAAGTATCCTTTGAGTAGACCGgccatacaagtgtggagatatgcaaaccagctgCTGTTCCAGctgctatagcatgagagcaaggtattttctcgacttgatagacaccacaatcacacttttgaAGTTCCAGATCAACATTACAGTCCCTATtgccacctttcacaaagaacTTCCATCCATCAATTTGTTGGACTCTCAGAGTATACGCGATCTcctctcgaacagcaagcaagtgtTCAACACCCCGACTATGTTGAGTTGTAAGACTCAAAGCATCtcctctccttttccaataccaccttcctagcttctcccttatgaactccgGCAGGAACTGAAtaggaaatcctcttgctcgcttcagtgcggaattaattgATTCAGCGATATTGCTCGTTTTTAAGTTGTACTTGTCTCCCTGACAAtgaacccttgaccataggctcACATCGACATCCTCCAGATACTCAGCAAGATCCGgatttgcactccgtatctcatcCATGTACCGATCAAAATCGTAAAGtgtatgagcataagcagcacctttcaccaagtacaaaaGATGcttccctttatactttttgacaatattctcttgaaggtgataataacatattcctcgggttgcccaaggaaacaccttttCACACGCTTTTATAATGGAGGAGTGCctgtcggagactatcaccagaggatacgcatcagatacacaactcgccaattttgtgaaaaatcaTTCCCAAGATTCATCATTTTCACCATCTACAATCCCAAAAGTcaatggaaatatctgaaaattaccgtcttgtgcggctgcaaccaACATAGTACCCTCAtacttcccacttaggtgagtcccatccaccacaatgacccttctctgatacttaaaacctctGATAGAAGCCCcagaagagagaaatagatacttaaatctattcagagaatcaagttctatagcaGTGATAGAATCCAGATTTGCTGCCTTGATTTGCTCCAAATATGAAGGCAGTCGCTCATACCCATCTTCCGCTGAACCTCTCACCATTTCTTGCGCATATAAcaatgctctgtatgaagtggtgtaatcaagtgtCATGACAAACATGTTTTTCATTGCATCTttgatatgctgcggattcaacccatcaatgattccaacatgATCTATGAAAAGTCGACCAATGTACTTTGGAGTACAGTGTTTCCGCTGAGCGATTCTATCTGTTATGGAACATGTATGAGTTTCCACATACTTGGTTACCCAAAACGTTTTAGTTCCATGTTTCGCACTtgctctgaccttccattgacaaccactaacaCGACAATTTGCCACAaagagagttttcgttgacttgtatattctgaaggagaacctaCGCCTCACCGCTGTCAACCGcaactctgaaagcagtgcatcaCTACtagcaaaactctggttgacatagattcTGTCTGCAGATTATCCTTTTCCTTCACAACCATATGCCCCTTTATAATCTTCAAAACagatttcatcatcttcttcctcatcctcgTCTTTAACCTTTCTATACTCACTATAATCCTCAGCATCAGCGGCAACAGGGAtgtcagcatcctcctccccatcatgatcctcagcttcatccccctccCCAGCTTCATCCCCCACATCAGCTTCATCCCTTTCCTCTGAAACCGTTCTCATCTTGCTaaagcttgatacacaaagacgtaCTTCATGCGTTTtagttatctcgagcaagttctgaacttgtctatcacttgtaacatgaataggaggaagGTCTGGAGCCATCTGTTGTAATGAGTAAGTTAACTCCACAGAATCTGtgttcatgtccaggttatcATCTTCTTaagccattgcaacaagatcagcatgtgtcgaaccttcactcaaaaataacattctcgctcctttgaaataatcaaccacaaaattccaacatccatctttcaacaaccattctccatacacagcatgtaactgacgcatcatctgaaaaagtcaaaataaaacacattagcaaaCATAGAACAAAGAAGacgaaagtttattaaagatcgacgcggacgacttcaatctaagtcttccagacgactaaaatataagttgtctggtcaacgcagaggctatttttgcaattgactttgaaatctgttatcggagacgactgaaaaataagtcgtctacttttgtttggttaaaagaAAACCTCCAAAAaatctagacgacttacatttcagtcgtcataggttagtttttcatttgactggattatttcagaagtttgactttcctggacgacttacatttcagtcgtctggtgaaaaattgaaatatcaatattttatttaaactcgacgacttacaattaagtcgtcataggttatttttgcaattgaaaaataaaacttcaatatttaattatatatagacgacttacaattcagtcgtccgtccgacgacttacaagtaagtcgttcaggatttacgaggtttgaccagaatctcggaataaaattctagacgacttacatgtaagtcgtcggacggacgactgaattgtaagtcgtctatatataattaaatattgaagttttatttttcaattgcaaaactaacctatgacgacttaattgtaagtcgtcgagtttaaataaaatattgatatttcaatttttcaccagacgaccgaaatgtaagtcgtccagaaaagtcaaacttctgaaataatccagtcaaatgcaaaactaacctatgacgactgaaatgtaagtcgtctaggttctttggagatttttttgtaaccaaacaaaagcagacgacttatatttcagccGTTTCagaaaacagatttcaaagtcaattgcaaaaataacctctgcattgaccagacgacttccaggtaagtcgtctacatccagacgacttcccagggaagtcgtctggacgaacatatctgaaaaaaaaaactcaatttcataccttaaattggtgagataactcccttagcacacataaggcttctccaaggacacagaatctcaaacgaaagtgacccacccaAAATCGTTAGCTtttatgactctatgaaccataaaaaatgtagaatcaaaatcttgggtttttttagctgaatatggagagaaagtgggagacatgttgtgtttagttcatgagaatggagaaagaagaaggctaaatcgattttgggagcattaagagcttcaaattggttgttcatggtggttggggtattgatgacaatggcaatcttgtaattacttgaagatgatgagggtgagagagtaaaaatgtcattttcgaaaaaaaaagaaaaaaaaaatttgatgtcattttcgtgaattatatgaacttgtggtgtgaatagggcaaaactaatttccaaa
The window above is part of the Brassica napus cultivar Da-Ae chromosome C8, Da-Ae, whole genome shotgun sequence genome. Proteins encoded here:
- the LOC125591841 gene encoding uncharacterized protein LOC125591841, whose translation is MDEIRSANPDLAEYLEDVDVSLWSRVHCQGDKYNLKTSNIAESINSALKRARGFPIQFLPEFIREKLGRWYWKRRGDALSLTTQHSRGVEHLLAVREEIAYTLRVQQIDGWKFFVKGGNRDCAQSAKKLAISVHNVRIDVEDLQTLCL